ACTAATAAAAGAGCCACTGAGCCAAGGACCTCTTGCTGTTAAGAGTAACCCGTGTAAGCGGCCTCGGACGCGGTCGATGTACGCAACCACCTCGGTAAGGAGGTGACCATGTAATAACCGTAAGCAGCGGCTTTCTAGGCTCAGTGCTGATCGTACGGCTCCGTGGGCTACGGTCGAGCCATTTCACAATCAAGCGTCAAAAGCAAGCAAGTAACATGACCGAGTACTTTTGCTTCTGACATCTACTAACCCTATCAGTAGCTTATTGTACCTTGAGTTGCTACGCACCCAAAAGTGAACAGAAGTTAAAACCAAGGAACGAGAGTATTTGATTTGGATGACAATCAATTACCACGCTTAGTCCAGACAAGTTAAGGAGTCCTCAATAATCACCCAAGAATTTTAGGAATTAAGATTAAGATTAAACGCTCTAACTACTGTAATGTAGAATAACCCCGGACCCAAAAGATGCAGACCAGCTGGTTGTCAACTCTGATAGCACTTAGTTGATCGACGCGTTGACACCAAGGTTGATGTTGAGGAGAATCTTAGCAATGAGGCTAAGGCCGCAAGTCTTGATAGCGGCAACAACAGTAGCGTCAACGTCAACGAAGCTAAGGGATATCGTTAAGTAATTAACGAGCATATACTAATAAAACAACTCACAGCTTGACCAAAAGGCCGAGGAAACCGTCAATGCAGACAATGAGAGTCAAGATAAGGCTGTGAATGACAACATCGAGCTGAGCCATAATGCCAACGCATGCGCTGACACCAAGCTTGGCAACGACGGTGGCGCAGACCTTGACAATAGACTACCAGAAACATAAAGTTAGACGAGAACCACTACGGTAAAGTGGAAAGCTCACAATGATCATGGCGTGGATGGCAACAGCAAGCTTGAGCTTAGCTTCAGCATCAATgttgaccttggcgccaacGAGAATAGCAATGATCGCCTTAATGTCAACAATGAGGGCCTTGACCTTAACATCAAGGTCGGCAACAGTCTTGACCTCAGCTAAAGAGGAGGCTGAGGTTGAGAATAACGACTTagatatgcatatatatcaGGACTCACCAATAGCCGCAACATGAGCTTGAACTTTAGGTGTGAGGTCGACATTGACTATAGCAACGACATCGATGGTCTTGACACCCTGAACGGGTGTAACCCCGGATCCACTGTCCGAGCTGGGTTTGGTGTAACCGCTACCAGGAGACTGGGTAGAGGGGGAGTTGTACTGGCGAACGGCCAGTCCTGAAGCAGGAGCAGCAGGCAAAGCCTGGGCAAGGAACCCGAGGGAGAGCAAGAAGGTAAGGACAGAGAGAAGACGGCCAAAGGTCTGCATCTTTGAGAAAAGAGTGAAAAGAGTGAAAGTGGGTTGGGGTTAGGTAGTAGAGAGAGCGGAAGAGGAGCTGATGCCGTTCTCGGTCCAGTCGACCTCTTATTTTATACCTCTTGTGTCAGGTTTCATTTGTGCGTTTTCGGGACACGCGCCAAGTGGTTAATGAAATTTGCTCGAGAAGACGTGCTGATCGAAGATTGGACCCTGGGCTTCTTGCTTTTTAGATTCGCTTGGTCTTTTTCTTGACCCACAAGTTTGAAACGCGTCCAGTGTCACTCCCCACACTGTTTGAAATGGGGGAGCGGATATTTGTGTCTAGGTCGGTCGTGTGCGGTCCATCAAGGTGGGACTGGGTGGTGCGTCATAGGAATCAGAGGAGGATACACAAATGAGTACGTTCCATTAATGCTGTATCCCCACAGAACGTCGGGAGAGTACAACTGGGGTGATCTTGGGATAAGCGTAGGCGAGATTTTTAGTAAAGGTACCTATTCCAAAGACGTCGGGATTACAACGGGTTGGCGAGGACACATCCAGGGCATTACTTCCCCCGACCCACCATCCAACTCTGCTACACGCTCATAGAATCCACGAATCGTTTTTCGAGCATCCACAAGTTCTGCCATCGCCTTCCATATCAAAGCGCATCTAGTCCAAGAGTACGTATGAAAGATGAATCTTTAGGTAAATTAATCAATCGACACGATCCTCGCGGAGTGATTTGATCTGCATATTCACAGCTCCCCAGTCCCAGACACGGGCACGGAGATGACCGACAGTAAGGGATCGGAAAAGAAAACGGATCGTCTGATTCAAAAACAGGTACATCGTGTGTCCAGACCGGTAGTGTGTAAAGCGCGAGTCCTTTGCTTAGAGCCCTCCAGTGTTGACAAGCCTGTGCACTTGGTAATGTATGCTGTCACATAACGAGGAGCTTAACAGAAAGACTAACCAGCCCATAGATGCGTCAACCGATAGCTCGCGACCGAACGACCAATCCAATCTACTAGACTAGCTATAGACCACTTTTGGTCACCCATCGATAACTCGTAAGACGAGACGTAAACCACTAGCACGAGACAAAGATATCCAATTGTCCAAGGGCTAAAACCATAACTCTATCGATCTAGTGCATCTCGGTAATAACGGAATCGCATTGAAAGGATTCAGAGCGGGGTCCATGAACGTGTTGCGGATACTTTGGGTTATGTATAATGTGTGTCGTCGTCGTAGTGCGCAAGTTACGTCTTGACGCGTGACCCCGTCGAGTGACCCAAGGAAGATCCGCAGGAGAGACTTCAAGTTTTAAAGATTGGTTTGAGGGTGTGGTTTATGGGTATTTCCTGGTTATGATTAATAAACCGATTTTCAAGTATCCCTTGGTCGCGTACCAGGAATGACGgctgccgagatgccgttaGAATCCAAGATGATCTCTTCCAATACAGTCGACGCCCTCTCCATGCTCGTTGATGGGCTCCAATTCAAATGCACGTTTCTAGGAAAAGAAGGGGGTGTTTTTTGCTTAATCAGTAGATTAATAATCAGCTGCTTTCTTGTTTCTGAGGGGCTGCACACGAGCAAACGGTACAAAGAGATGCATTGCTTAAGACACATAATCTATATGCGTATTAATTGCAAGGAGGGACTAAAGGAGCGACATTGTTACGAGATCAGACACAAAAGTTTGCAAACCAAATTATTCGACTAAAGCCTAGCCTGAGCAAACATATCGCGAAGTTCACGCTCGGGGTCCTCCGGGGGCAAAATCTGCTGCTGGAATGTGAGGCGCTGGCGCTTGGGGCTCTCTTCGGACATGATTGGGCTTTTACGGAAGTTGATTAACACCCAATGCATTGATGTCGACTGGATTGCGAAGCATATACTCACTAGTGATATCTAAAAAAAGACGCAAAAAAGAGAGAAAACTACAGAGACAAAGCAATTGTGGTGGCAAGATTGAGACATGTATTCACAAGAGCTCTGCTTAAATACAGGAAAGTGTAATTTTTTTCGCTGAACCCAGAGGCTGTCGGTTGTTGTGCCTAATGGGGATAGTGGCTGTGGCACAAAAACAGTTAGAAAGCAAAGTCATGAAATTGCGAACCCGTTTGTCAGCTAGAAACCGAAACACGAGCATCCGGAGGGAGAGCATGGAGAGGGCGTCGACTGTATATAGCTTCCGGTATTTGCGGCCAGGAAATTTAAAGAGGTTATGTTCAGCATGTTCAAGTGCATCATAAATGTGTATGAATTTACGTCGTTGCTTGGGTAGGGAAAATATGGACACCATAGTCAACCCCGCCAATGTGCTGGCACAAATCGACCTTGTGCACCTGATCGGCCAGCTCCAGAAATAGATTCTAACCACAGGCAAGTACGAACCCGTAGACCCAAGGGCAATAGCACAACGCCCTGGGCAACACCGAAGATCATATGGTGAGTTCGTCAGAGGCTAATTACAATCTCCGGACCCTTCGATCCGCCCACTCATGATCAATCGACACATCTCACAGTGATCATCACAAAAACGTAGGATTGCATCGGTAATCACAACCAACTCGTGCAATTATATTCACGCAACCCATGCACCCACTCGTTCACTCAAAGAAAGCAGATGCAATACGGCAAAAAgaagaaggcaatgaatACACATAATCAAATGCGATGCATGAATACACCAGGATGCGCTATCCTGTCTGTCCCCCCGGTCGATCCCTACATGGTGTGGATTTACTTCTCGGGGTTGGGGTTCCTAGTGACATGGGGTCAGTGATCGTTTCGTTGCGCGGAGAGAAAAGAGAGGTGAGGAAAAGGGATCAGTTAGGAGCGAAAGACAAGATGAATGGTGTTCCACATGAGTTGTTCAGTGTGAACTATGCAATTGGGTTGGATCATCCGCAAGAGTGAAATtcgagaaagaaaaaaaaactcgTATTCCTGGTTTTAATCAATGATAATACTCACATGCGCCTCTTTCCGCCTGGAAGCGTCGTAACATTCACGAAACTAATAACCCCAACCAATCAGCATATAttacaatttatctggagTAAGGAGGAGAGGACGTACCGACGAGTGTACAACAATCTCTTCTTGGCACGACCTTTAGGagtcttcttcttctcctgtttctccaCTTTGGGAGTTTGAGATTTGACTTTGCCTGCGCGGGCGAGCGAGCCGTGGACTAGACGATAATTTGGGTTAGCAAGTTGCGCACAGATTTATTACTTTTTTTTGGCCACGCCACGAGATCGTGGTCCCTTTGCCCAGTCCCACCCCAGTCCCACAGATCCCATCTTATTCCCCATCAatatggaccaaaagaatgCGTATTTACCTATACAGTACGCACAACTATCAACATCGCAGCACAAAATATACACATTCCACAAAACGCACCTTTTCCCATGTTGACGACGTGTGATCACAACCAGACCCCCCTTCCACCGGGATCAAATCGTCTCTAGCCGACGTGGGACTATCCAGCTCCAACAAAGCCACTCTGGGATTTGATCAGAGCGTCAAGGAGCACAAGCGCGGTGATTACATTATACATTTTATCCTTTAACACACATGTCTATTCCTCCTGCCCCTCCCTCGACCGGATCCTCGTCGAGTCTACCCGAATCGAGTGGACTGGAGACCAAGTTTGGAAATTTCAGGTCTACGTCCGAGGCTTCTGCGTTTGAACGATGGCGCGCGTCGCTTGTGAATTTTACGGGGCTTGGGTTGTCGGATGAGGACAAGATGAAGAGGGACGAGCTTAAGGGGTTGGAGCGTGAAGAAGCGCAATGGAGGAGATGCGAGACGTGGAAAAATGATTTGATGAAGAATAGTACGTATCCCCCCCTAGTCCAATGTATTCACCACCTTTACACTAATTTATATATCCCATGGGATAACCAGGTCCCGTGGTGGTATTCATGCTCAAGCACCTCGCATTACACAGTACCAACCTCACATCAGCCCATATCCACTGCGCACCATGCGACCCGTCCCGAGCAGGCGGGTTCTCGCCCGACGCGGGGATCTTGCTATGCCAAGACCGGTTCATGAGCAAGACGCATATGCAGGACACGCTGGTACATGAGATGGTGCATGTGTATGATCATGCGCGCTTCAAGGTCGATTGGAGTAATTTGAGGCATCATGCTTGTTCTGAGGTGGGTGTTTGTTGTATTTATCGTGAATGTGAAACGGGGGGTTTAGGTTGAATGGGATGGGGTGCAGATTCGAGCGGCGAGTTTGAGTGGGGATTGTAGGTGGACACGAGAGACCCAGAGGGGATTCATGACGTTTTCGAAGCAACATCAGGCACGTATCTCCTCTCCTCGCATACATCAGTTAATCTCATTTGGGCCACCATCAAGGCATGCGCCCGACGCAGAGCAGTACTCTCCGTCATGGCCAACCCAGCATGTAAATCACAAGAAGAGGCCGAGCGGGCTGTAAACGAAGTGTGGGAAAGTTGTTTCAAAGATACCAGACCATTTGACGAGGTGCGTGAGTCTTGGTTTCTTGCTTGAGAATTGGTATTGATGTCTGTGTGGTAAGATATACTAAAATAGGAAATTCCCATTAAATTGGAAAATACATTTATTCCTGTTATCGCCGTGAGCCAAACCCGGGTTTCCCGCGCACGTCGAGTATATAAGGTGTCTCGTGTTAGATAGAATTCATCCCTTGGGGTTTTGCAAGCGATTCATTAATATTTTATTCCCTTGTGGAGGGGCTGACAGGCGTGAAATCTGGACCGGCTAACCGGGTTCTCAGCCGACCCGCCGAGGACCGGTTGTGATTTGACGGGCCAAGAGGGCTGGAAGGAACTTGGACCGGACCACCATCCCCACATTCGTTCCTCCCCCATCTCGACTGCTCTCGCTCACTCGCATTAATATACTTTTGAAGAGCATCGATAGCTGAGAGTTAAGATATCAGGTAGATCTCAGTACACGTAAACGACTCGTAAATTAAAAGGCTAACAAAAAATTAAATCAGAATGGGATCACCTCCGAAACCCTGGGAACGAGCAGGCGCAACAGCAGCAGTCTTGGATCCTGCACCATCTGTTCCCGCTTTCTCTGCCACATCTTCCGAGTCGGGTGTTCCGACTGTTCCGACTCGACCCGAAAGCATTGTCTCGGGCACACAACCACTCACATCCCTCTCCCCGTTCTCGAATACATCATCCGCATATGGATCGACGTACGGCTCTTCTTACTCTCCCTATAACCGTTTCGGGTCTTACGGATCCTATGGCTCGTATGGCGGGTACGGCGGGGGCATGTACGGCGGATACGGTATGGGCGGCGGATACGGCATGGGGATGACTGGAGGGGGAATGTACGGCCAACCAGGCATGCCAGTCGACAGCGTAGCAGCATCAACCCAACAAGCCTTCTCTCTCCTAGGCAACGTAGTGGGAACATTTACATCGTTTGCCCAAATGCTGGATTCATCCTTCATGGCTACCCAGTCGTCCATATTCGCCATTCTGGGCGTGGCAGAGCAGCTCGGTCAGCTCAGGGCTCTACTTGGCCAGGTCGTGGGTGTCTTTGGCCTCGTTGGGTGGCTCAGAGGCTGGTGGCGCGGCGAACGCAACACATCCGCCATGGCACGCGATTTCAAAAAGTTCCTCCGCGGCGACGATGGCACACCCAAACCGAGCAAAAAGCCGTTTATCATGATTATGCTCGCTATTTTCGGTCTTCCCTATGTCATGCACAGGCTCGTCAAGGCCCTGTCGTCTCGTCTCCCACCTCCTCAGTCTACCGCCCCTATCGACATGTCTCAGGTCCAGTTTGCGACCGCCCTGTACGAGTTCAAGGCCAAGGATGAGCTCGAGTTGGGGCTGAGTAAAGGGGACTTGGTCGCTATTGTTGGCCGCACCGAGGGTGGAGATTGGTTTAGGGGCAGGACGAGGGAAGGAAAGATGGGCTGGTTCCCGGCGAACCATGTCCAAATCCTCAAGAAGAAGATCGACGACGATGTCAAGCCCGTCAAGACTGTCTAGGCGTTTCGTTTTGTTTTAGGAGGTGGCTAAAAGTATCTCGCTTTGATTGGTACatttctctttctttctttctcatATCTGTTGTTTTCATATCATCGTTCAGCTCCTTGTACTCATACTATGCGTAATGCTACTTGTGTTATTATCCACAAAAAATTCCGACACGTGTAAGGAACCACGAGGCAGGGTTTCTCACGAGTATTGAATTGGATAACTTATATATTTGTATTCTACGTCTCGTCGCCTGAACAGAGCGGCTTGGGGAACGAAAGAGCTTGGGGAGGGGTTGAGATGAGGATCTGGGGGCGCTTGACTCGCGCTACGTCATCATCCACACGTCCATGGATGTATACGCCACCATTTGATTGACTCGCCACCACCAAAGGGTAGATGCCATCTAGGCCCCAGGAACCGAGAAAATCACTGGAATTGATAGAGAACGATAGCTTGTATTTTGTCCTTCGGCCAACTCGAGCTTGAATTTACTGAGTTTTTTGAAGATAGGGAGCACCTGCTTGTCTTGGTGCAATTGGCTGAATCCGGTTGCATTGTAGGAGATGTTGTGATCGTATCCTACGTGCTATTGGAGGGTCGGTTGGAGTTGACACCAGTGGAGGGTTTAGACTTACCCTGTCTGGAGAATCGGTATCCAGTCCAATCTTGATCATCCCGTGCGGAATGGTTGCTCCGGGGAATACATGCCTCCTTGAAGGTTCCTATAATCTCATGCACAACTAGTGGGCTGGGCCGCTCAACGTTGTCCAGCTACGGGACTCTTTCTCGTTCTTTGTGGGCTGTGCCAATTGTTCTCGTTTCCTCGACTGCCTTGGTGAAACGATTTGATCCCCTTGATCCCATGCTGTGCATCCTTGCGTGGGTACACGTAAGTGAGCATGTACATATACGGACGAGGTTCACCATACTGTACCGGCAC
The Rhizoctonia solani chromosome 8, complete sequence DNA segment above includes these coding regions:
- a CDS encoding ribosomal protein S30 → MGKVHGSLARAGKVKSQTPKVEKQEKKKTPKGRAKKRLLYTRRFVNVTTLPGGKRRMNPNPEK
- a CDS encoding peptidase family M76 protein, yielding MSIPPAPPSTGSSSSLPESSGLETKFGNFRSTSEASAFERWRASLVNFTGLGLSDEDKMKRDELKGLEREEAQWRRCETWKNDLMKNSPVVVFMLKHLALHSTNLTSAHIHCAPCDPSRAGGFSPDAGILLCQDRFMSKTHMQDTLVHEMVHVYDHARFKVDWSNLRHHACSEVEWDGVQIRAASLSGDSTSGTYLLSSHTSVNLIWATIKACARRRAVLSVMANPACKSQEEAERAVNEVWESCFKDTRPFDEVPDPPRTGCDLTGQEGWKELGPDHHPHIRSSPISTALAHSH
- a CDS encoding mitochondrial inner membrane protease ATP23, with product MGSPPKPWERAGATAAVLDPAPSVPAFSATSSESGVPTVPTRPESIVSGTQPLTSLSPFSNTSSAYGSTYGSSYSPYNRFGSYGSYGSYGGYGGGMYGGYGMGGGYGMGMTGGGMYGQPGMPVDSVAASTQQAFSLLGNVVGTFTSFAQMLDSSFMATQSSIFAILGVAEQLGQLRALLGQVVGVFGLVGWLRGWWRGERNTSAMARDFKKFLRGDDGTPKPSKKPFIMIMLAIFGLPYVMHRLVKALSSRLPPPQSTAPIDMSQVQFATALYEFKAKDELELGLSKGDLVAIVGRTEGGDWFRGRTREGKMGWFPANHVQILKKKIDDDVKPVKTV
- a CDS encoding glycoside hydrolase family 92 protein — translated: MIKIGLDTDSPDRHVGYDHNISYNATGFSQLHQDKQVLPIFKKLSKFKLDDFLGSWGLDGIYPLVVASQSNGGVYIHGRVDDDVARVKRPQILISTPPQALSFPKPLCSGDET